A region from the Nonlabens sp. YIK11 genome encodes:
- the corA gene encoding magnesium/cobalt transporter CorA has translation MKKPRLRRKATPKSKHSVFQPPGTISYVGEDRHEEVTTETIFYDAKEYTKLEGIYLEKLEDDQVNWFNVDGVHEIDLLEKVGSKFHLHHLLLEDIANTTQRPKTEFYEECIYQCIKMISYNVEEKDIDQEQVSILLTKHAVITFQEKTGDVFENIRERIEQNRGRIRYSNNDYLFYALIDTVIDHYFIAVEQIGEHLDELEDEIFDNPQRSSLERVQKNKRMLLKLRRAIFPLRESISRLLKEDSKYIDPQIKNYFQDAYDHCIQIIETVESYREINGGLRDMYLSSVSHKMNQIMQVLTIMSSIFIPLTFIAGIYGMNFDNIPELHWEHGYRYFWILSGCMFVALLGFFKWKKWL, from the coding sequence ATGAAAAAGCCTAGACTGCGTCGTAAAGCAACTCCCAAATCAAAACACAGTGTATTTCAGCCGCCTGGAACCATATCTTATGTGGGTGAAGATAGACATGAAGAAGTAACGACCGAGACGATCTTTTATGACGCCAAGGAATACACGAAGCTAGAAGGTATCTATCTTGAAAAACTGGAAGATGATCAGGTCAACTGGTTCAATGTAGATGGTGTGCACGAGATCGACTTATTAGAAAAAGTAGGTAGTAAGTTTCACTTACACCATTTGCTGTTAGAAGATATTGCGAATACTACTCAGCGACCTAAAACGGAATTCTACGAAGAGTGCATCTATCAGTGTATTAAGATGATAAGCTACAATGTAGAAGAAAAGGACATAGATCAAGAACAGGTGAGCATTTTGCTAACGAAACATGCGGTAATTACGTTTCAGGAGAAAACAGGTGATGTTTTTGAAAACATACGAGAGCGTATTGAGCAGAATCGCGGCCGCATTAGATACAGCAACAATGATTATTTATTCTATGCGCTTATCGATACGGTGATTGACCATTACTTTATCGCGGTAGAACAAATAGGAGAACATCTGGATGAGTTAGAAGATGAGATTTTTGACAATCCACAACGCTCATCGCTAGAGCGAGTTCAAAAAAACAAACGCATGCTGCTCAAATTGAGACGTGCTATATTCCCTTTGAGAGAATCCATAAGCCGACTGTTGAAGGAAGATTCCAAATACATCGATCCACAGATCAAGAATTATTTCCAGGATGCCTACGACCACTGCATCCAAATTATAGAAACCGTGGAGTCCTATAGAGAGATCAATGGAGGTTTACGAGATATGTATTTATCTAGTGTGAGCCATAAAATGAATCAGATCATGCAGGTGCTAACCATTATGTCCTCCATTTTCATACCGCTTACCTTCATTGCTGGTATCTATGGGATGAACTTTGACAATATCCCAGAATTGCACTGGGAACACGGTTACCGATATTTTTGGATTCTAAGTGGCTGTATGTTTGTGGCTTTACTAGGTTTTTTCAAATGGAAAAAATGGTTGTAA
- a CDS encoding PLP-dependent cysteine synthase family protein: MSGQIQAYNNVLELIGETPLIKLSKTVEGFPGDYYAKVESFNPGHSSKDRIALHIIEQAEKKGILKPGDTIIETTSGNTGFSIAMVSRIKGYDCILAVSSKSSADKIDMLKSMGAKVYVCPAHVSADDPRSYYEVAKRLHEEIKNSIYINQYFNELNMEAHYLSTGPEIWKQTAGKITHLVACSGTGGTISGTAKYLKEQNPNVQILGVDAYGSVLKKYHETQEFDKNEIYPYRIEGLGKNLIPTATDFDVIDSFTKVKDEDAAHMARRISQTEGMFVGYTSGAAMQAVKQLVKENAFGDDAVVVVIFPDHGSRYMSKIYNDKWMEEQGFFDSISTAADQHIEYIK, encoded by the coding sequence ATGAGCGGACAAATTCAGGCGTACAACAATGTTCTTGAGTTAATAGGAGAAACTCCTCTTATTAAACTTTCTAAAACCGTTGAAGGCTTCCCTGGCGATTATTATGCTAAGGTTGAGTCGTTTAATCCAGGACATTCTTCAAAAGATCGAATAGCATTACATATTATAGAGCAGGCAGAAAAGAAGGGAATTCTCAAACCTGGTGATACTATTATAGAGACTACCTCTGGTAACACAGGTTTTAGTATTGCAATGGTAAGCCGCATCAAGGGTTACGACTGTATTCTTGCCGTGAGTTCAAAGTCCAGCGCAGATAAGATCGACATGCTCAAATCCATGGGCGCCAAGGTATATGTTTGTCCAGCACACGTGAGTGCAGATGATCCACGCAGTTATTATGAGGTGGCTAAAAGACTTCACGAAGAAATCAAGAACAGCATTTATATCAACCAATATTTTAATGAGCTTAATATGGAAGCTCATTATCTTTCTACAGGTCCAGAAATCTGGAAACAAACTGCAGGAAAGATCACCCATCTAGTGGCTTGTAGTGGTACTGGAGGAACTATTTCAGGTACCGCAAAGTATTTGAAAGAACAAAATCCTAATGTCCAGATCTTAGGTGTGGACGCTTATGGTAGTGTCTTGAAAAAATACCACGAGACCCAAGAGTTTGATAAAAACGAAATCTATCCGTATCGTATTGAAGGATTAGGTAAAAACCTTATTCCTACGGCGACTGATTTTGACGTGATCGACAGTTTTACTAAGGTAAAGGATGAGGATGCCGCACACATGGCGCGCAGGATATCCCAAACTGAAGGTATGTTCGTAGGCTACACCAGTGGTGCTGCCATGCAAGCCGTCAAGCAGTTGGTAAAGGAAAATGCCTTTGGTGACGATGCTGTTGTAGTGGTGATTTTCCCGGACCACGGCTCTCGATATATGAGCAAGATCTATAACGATAAATGGATGGAAGAACAAGGATTCTTTGACAGCATTTCTACCGCTGCAGATCAACACATCGAGTACATCAAGTAA
- a CDS encoding threonine aldolase family protein has product MIDLRSDTVTKPSPAMLEAMFHAEVGDDVYKEDPTVNELERRVAEMFGMDDALFFPTGSMANQAAIKMHTQPGEQLICDKYAHVYNYEGGGVSFNSGVSCKLLDGSRGMVTATQVEEAINPPDFYHSPLTKLVCLENTTNKGGGACYDWEVVKEIKAVCIKHGLGLHLDGARLWNAMVKTNQDPKEYGELFDSVSVCFSKGMGTPLGTVLTGKNPLMKKAMRVRKVLGGGMRQTGFMAAAALYALDHNIERLNEDHRKASELETFLAAQSWVKKVEPVETNIIIFEVFDEKAVSDYCAQNDIIISNMGQGKLRLVTHLDYTDVQHAQFKDLMTKFGN; this is encoded by the coding sequence ATGATTGATTTGCGTAGTGATACCGTGACCAAACCTAGTCCCGCCATGCTTGAAGCCATGTTTCATGCAGAAGTTGGCGATGATGTGTATAAGGAAGATCCAACGGTAAACGAGCTCGAACGCCGTGTGGCCGAAATGTTTGGAATGGATGACGCCTTATTTTTTCCTACCGGTAGCATGGCTAATCAAGCGGCAATCAAAATGCATACGCAACCTGGCGAGCAGTTGATCTGTGATAAATATGCTCATGTGTACAATTATGAAGGTGGTGGCGTGTCTTTTAACAGTGGTGTCTCGTGCAAATTGCTGGACGGTTCTCGCGGTATGGTAACAGCAACACAAGTAGAAGAGGCGATCAATCCGCCAGATTTTTATCACAGTCCATTGACCAAGCTTGTTTGTCTAGAGAATACTACCAATAAAGGTGGCGGCGCATGTTATGATTGGGAAGTGGTTAAGGAGATCAAAGCGGTTTGCATCAAACATGGTTTAGGGTTGCACCTGGATGGTGCCAGATTGTGGAATGCAATGGTCAAAACAAATCAAGATCCCAAAGAGTACGGCGAGTTATTTGATTCGGTTTCCGTTTGTTTTTCAAAGGGAATGGGAACACCGCTGGGAACAGTACTTACCGGGAAGAATCCGCTGATGAAAAAAGCGATGCGCGTACGTAAGGTTTTAGGTGGTGGAATGCGTCAGACCGGTTTTATGGCCGCAGCGGCGCTTTATGCGCTGGATCACAATATCGAGCGACTTAACGAGGATCATCGCAAGGCATCAGAACTGGAAACCTTTCTCGCAGCGCAATCCTGGGTAAAGAAAGTTGAGCCAGTCGAGACCAACATCATCATTTTTGAGGTGTTTGATGAAAAGGCAGTAAGCGATTATTGCGCTCAGAACGATATCATAATTAGCAACATGGGACAAGGCAAGCTGCGACTGGTTACACATCTTGATTACACCGATGTGCAGCACGCGCAGTTTAAGGACTTGATGACGAAGTTTGGAAATTAA
- a CDS encoding aminotransferase class I/II-fold pyridoxal phosphate-dependent enzyme, whose amino-acid sequence MKDLFDKIYKDKGPLGKWASVAEGYFVFPKLEGPIANRMRFNGREVITWSVNDYLGLANHPEVRKVDAEAAAEYGSAYPMGARMMSGHTDLHEQLQDELAAFVNKEAAYLLNFGYQGMVSTVDALVSKDDVIVYDVDAHACIIDGVRLHHGKRFTYKHNDLESIEKNLQRATKIAEETGGGILVISEGVFGMRGEQGRLKEIVALKEKYNFRLFVDDAHGFGTLGKTGAGAGEEQGVQDKIDVYFATFAKSLASTGAFIAADKEIIDYLKYNLRSQMFAKSLQMQLVVGALKRLDMLRTMPELKEKLWDNVNALQSGLKKRGFDIGTTQSCVTPVYLKGSIPEAMALVKDLRENYGVFCSIVVYPVIPKGLILLRLIPTATHTMEDIEETLDAFDAIRNRLDTGVYKRLSASVAEAFA is encoded by the coding sequence ATGAAAGACTTATTTGATAAGATTTATAAAGACAAGGGACCACTAGGTAAATGGGCATCTGTTGCTGAAGGATATTTTGTATTTCCTAAGCTGGAAGGACCTATAGCAAACCGCATGCGATTTAATGGTCGTGAGGTGATCACCTGGAGTGTCAATGATTACCTAGGTCTGGCTAATCATCCCGAAGTTCGTAAAGTAGATGCAGAAGCTGCTGCAGAATACGGTAGCGCCTATCCAATGGGTGCTCGTATGATGAGTGGACATACAGATCTTCACGAGCAGCTACAGGATGAGCTAGCAGCATTTGTCAATAAAGAGGCAGCTTATCTGCTCAACTTTGGTTACCAAGGTATGGTGTCTACGGTAGACGCACTGGTCTCAAAGGATGATGTGATTGTATATGATGTAGATGCTCATGCTTGTATCATTGATGGTGTACGTTTGCACCACGGTAAGCGATTTACCTATAAGCACAATGATCTTGAGAGTATTGAAAAGAACTTACAACGTGCCACTAAAATCGCTGAAGAAACCGGTGGTGGAATCCTTGTGATTTCTGAAGGTGTTTTTGGAATGCGTGGTGAGCAAGGAAGATTGAAAGAAATTGTTGCTCTAAAAGAGAAATATAACTTCAGATTATTTGTTGATGATGCCCATGGTTTTGGTACCCTAGGTAAAACGGGTGCTGGAGCAGGCGAGGAGCAAGGTGTGCAGGACAAAATTGATGTTTATTTTGCCACATTTGCAAAATCTCTAGCGAGTACAGGAGCTTTTATTGCTGCTGATAAAGAAATTATTGATTATTTGAAGTACAACTTAAGATCACAGATGTTTGCGAAATCTTTGCAAATGCAGCTGGTCGTTGGTGCTTTAAAACGTCTTGATATGTTGCGTACTATGCCAGAGCTTAAAGAGAAGCTTTGGGATAATGTGAACGCTTTACAATCAGGTCTTAAGAAAAGAGGCTTTGACATAGGTACTACACAAAGCTGTGTAACTCCAGTATATCTTAAAGGTAGTATTCCTGAGGCAATGGCACTGGTAAAAGACCTTAGAGAAAACTATGGTGTATTCTGTTCTATCGTTGTGTATCCAGTAATTCCTAAAGGATTGATACTTCTTAGATTGATTCCTACGGCAACACACACCATGGAAGATATTGAAGAAACTCTTGATGCATTTGATGCGATCCGTAACCGCTTGGATACTGGTGTTTACAAAAGATTGAGTGCTTCAGTAGCTGAGGCTTTTGCTTAA
- the prfB gene encoding peptide chain release factor 2: MITADQIAQLKERTAALKDYLQIEAKQIEITNLEEKTFSPDFWNKPKDAEAIMKQLRNKKAWTTDYATAVTLGEDLEVLYEFYKEDEATEEDVTSKYQAALELVEKLEFKNMLSNEGDDFSAVLQITAGAGGTESCDWAEMLMRMYIMWAEKSGYKVKELNFQSGDVAGIKTVTLEIEGDYSFGWLKGENGVHRLVRISPFDSNAKRHTSFASVYVYPLADDSIEIEINPADISWDFARSSGAGGQNVNKVETKAILTHHPSGIIIHNSETRSQLENREKAMQMLKSQLYEIELQKQNAARDEIEAGKMKIEWGSQIRNYVLHPYKLIKDVRTGHETGNVDAVLNGDLDAFLKAFLMETGQEKPTDQL, translated from the coding sequence ATGATTACAGCAGACCAAATCGCGCAATTGAAAGAACGAACGGCAGCGTTGAAAGATTATCTGCAAATTGAGGCCAAGCAAATCGAGATTACCAATCTTGAGGAGAAAACCTTCTCACCAGATTTTTGGAACAAGCCCAAGGATGCCGAAGCCATCATGAAACAGCTGCGTAACAAAAAGGCATGGACCACAGATTATGCCACTGCGGTAACGCTGGGCGAGGACCTTGAGGTGCTCTATGAATTTTATAAGGAAGATGAAGCCACAGAAGAAGACGTTACCTCAAAGTACCAAGCAGCGCTGGAACTGGTAGAGAAATTGGAGTTCAAAAATATGTTGTCTAATGAAGGTGACGACTTTAGCGCGGTGCTACAGATCACGGCTGGTGCTGGAGGTACAGAGTCTTGTGACTGGGCAGAAATGCTCATGCGCATGTACATTATGTGGGCAGAAAAGAGTGGCTATAAGGTCAAGGAACTGAACTTTCAATCTGGTGATGTAGCCGGTATCAAAACAGTGACGCTAGAGATAGAAGGTGATTATAGCTTTGGATGGCTAAAAGGTGAGAATGGTGTACACCGCCTAGTACGTATATCACCATTTGATTCCAATGCAAAAAGGCATACGTCCTTTGCGTCTGTATATGTATATCCACTAGCAGATGACAGTATAGAAATAGAAATCAATCCGGCAGATATTTCTTGGGATTTTGCACGATCCAGCGGCGCTGGTGGGCAAAACGTCAATAAGGTAGAAACCAAGGCAATATTGACGCACCATCCTTCAGGAATCATCATCCATAATTCGGAAACCAGATCGCAGCTTGAAAATAGAGAGAAGGCGATGCAAATGTTGAAATCCCAACTTTATGAAATCGAGTTGCAAAAGCAAAATGCTGCTCGTGACGAGATTGAAGCTGGTAAAATGAAGATTGAATGGGGTTCTCAAATACGTAATTACGTGTTGCACCCATATAAGTTGATCAAGGATGTCAGAACCGGTCATGAAACTGGAAATGTGGATGCTGTTCTTAATGGAGATCTAGATGCGTTTCTAAAAGCATTTTTGATGGAAACTGGTCAGGAAAAACCTACAGATCAATTGTAG
- a CDS encoding YbaB/EbfC family nucleoid-associated protein produces MLEKARSCYFCGLKFKKEKIMFGDMMGMMGKLKETQQKVEDTKKRMSTVLIDEKSSDGLLNITITADRQIKKIEVADELLEDKEQLEDYLILNLNKALNRASDIYDKEVAAVASEGMPNIPGLDMFK; encoded by the coding sequence ATGCTTGAGAAAGCTAGGAGTTGTTATTTTTGTGGTCTAAAATTCAAAAAAGAGAAGATTATGTTCGGAGATATGATGGGAATGATGGGCAAACTAAAAGAAACCCAACAAAAAGTAGAAGACACCAAGAAAAGAATGTCTACCGTGTTGATTGATGAAAAATCAAGCGATGGCCTTCTTAATATCACAATAACAGCAGATCGTCAAATCAAAAAGATTGAAGTTGCAGATGAGCTTCTTGAAGACAAAGAGCAACTGGAGGATTACTTGATTCTTAACTTGAATAAAGCCTTGAATCGCGCCTCTGACATTTATGATAAAGAGGTAGCAGCCGTAGCATCTGAAGGAATGCCCAATATTCCGGGACTGGATATGTTTAAGTAA
- a CDS encoding S9 family peptidase, translated as MDITPPRAKKIPYVHEMHGHQRLDNYHWMKERDAPEVISYLNEENDYYEKMTAHTADLKLELFEEIKARLKEDDESVPYLYNGYWYFTKMEKGESYPYYYRRKDGSEKVELLFNVNEMATGHEFYKLSGINVSPNNNLIAYGVDAVGRREYSLFVKNLETGEIHAESILGTTGSSVWANDNHTLFFARQDPQTLRANKIFKYSLDQEASDASVIYEEKEDTYNCFVYKTMSARYIMIKSSSTLSDEIRFIDANKPDSSFTLIQERQPEMEYSASHYGDHFYIMTNKDDAFNFKVMKTSIETPQMENWVDLIPHDPKALLEDLDIFKEFMVVTDRFNGLNRIRIKSWDGTVDYFLPFSSETYTAYTSANYQFDTEVLRYGYNSLTLPPSVIEFNMRTREEKILKTQEIEDPDFNPDNYASERVWATAKDGVKVPISLVYRKDQKRPEGNPLLQYGYGSYGHTIDPYFSISRLSLLDRGFIFAIAHIRGGEYLGREWYEQGKMFQKMNTFTDFIACSEYLLEHAFAKAGHLYASGGSAGGLLMGTVMNLAPHLYNGILSAVPFVDVVSTMLDDSIPLTTGEYDEWGNPNIKDSYDYMLSYSPYDQVKDAVYPNVLVTTGYHDSQVQYWEPAKWVAKLRDHQKGSQVILFKTDMTSGHSGASGRYDALKEVAIDFAFLIDLEKQAEK; from the coding sequence ATGGATATCACACCACCAAGAGCAAAGAAAATACCATACGTTCACGAGATGCACGGTCATCAACGACTGGATAATTACCACTGGATGAAGGAACGCGACGCTCCTGAAGTCATTAGTTATCTCAATGAAGAGAACGATTACTACGAGAAAATGACCGCTCATACTGCAGACCTTAAATTGGAATTGTTCGAAGAAATTAAAGCCAGACTGAAAGAGGACGACGAATCGGTACCTTACCTATATAACGGCTATTGGTACTTTACTAAGATGGAAAAGGGTGAATCCTATCCTTATTACTATCGTCGCAAAGATGGATCTGAAAAGGTTGAGTTGCTTTTCAATGTGAATGAAATGGCTACTGGTCACGAGTTCTACAAGCTCTCAGGAATCAATGTATCACCTAATAACAATTTAATTGCTTACGGCGTCGATGCGGTAGGTCGTAGAGAGTACTCGCTTTTTGTCAAGAATCTGGAAACCGGTGAGATACACGCAGAATCCATTTTGGGAACCACAGGAAGCTCTGTCTGGGCAAACGATAACCATACCTTGTTTTTTGCGCGTCAGGATCCACAGACTTTGAGAGCTAACAAAATCTTTAAATACAGTCTGGATCAGGAGGCGAGCGATGCATCTGTGATATATGAGGAAAAAGAGGATACTTATAACTGTTTCGTTTACAAAACCATGAGTGCTAGGTACATCATGATCAAATCCTCATCGACATTGAGTGATGAGATAAGATTTATTGATGCCAATAAGCCAGACAGTTCGTTTACCTTGATTCAGGAACGCCAGCCAGAAATGGAATACAGCGCCTCACACTATGGCGATCATTTTTATATCATGACCAATAAGGACGATGCGTTCAACTTTAAGGTAATGAAAACCTCGATTGAAACGCCACAGATGGAAAATTGGGTCGATTTGATCCCGCACGACCCAAAAGCTTTGCTGGAAGACCTCGATATCTTTAAGGAATTCATGGTGGTCACAGATCGTTTCAACGGTTTGAATCGCATCAGGATCAAATCTTGGGATGGAACTGTGGATTATTTTTTGCCCTTTTCCAGTGAAACTTATACTGCATACACCAGTGCCAACTATCAGTTTGATACAGAAGTCCTGCGCTACGGTTACAACTCGCTCACTTTACCGCCATCAGTAATTGAATTCAACATGCGCACGCGTGAGGAGAAAATATTAAAGACTCAAGAAATTGAGGATCCAGATTTTAACCCAGATAACTATGCATCAGAACGTGTTTGGGCTACTGCAAAGGATGGCGTTAAAGTGCCTATAAGCCTGGTGTATAGAAAAGATCAAAAACGCCCAGAAGGAAATCCCTTACTGCAATACGGCTATGGAAGTTATGGACACACGATCGATCCCTATTTCTCTATCTCCAGATTGAGTCTGCTGGATCGTGGTTTCATTTTTGCGATTGCGCACATTCGTGGTGGCGAGTACTTGGGCCGTGAGTGGTATGAGCAAGGCAAGATGTTCCAAAAGATGAACACCTTTACCGACTTCATAGCTTGTAGCGAGTATTTGTTGGAGCACGCTTTCGCGAAAGCGGGACACCTATACGCATCTGGTGGATCTGCTGGTGGATTGTTAATGGGTACCGTCATGAATCTAGCACCACACTTATATAACGGTATTTTAAGTGCCGTACCATTTGTAGACGTGGTAAGTACAATGCTGGATGATTCCATACCGTTGACAACAGGAGAATATGATGAATGGGGAAATCCCAATATCAAGGATAGTTATGATTACATGTTATCATATTCACCTTATGACCAGGTCAAGGATGCGGTATATCCCAATGTTTTAGTGACTACTGGTTATCACGATAGCCAGGTGCAATATTGGGAACCGGCTAAATGGGTCGCAAAATTGAGAGATCATCAAAAAGGGTCGCAAGTCATTCTGTTTAAAACAGATATGACCAGCGGTCACAGTGGCGCATCAGGTAGGTATGATGCCTTAAAAGAAGTCGCTATTGACTTCGCTTTCTTGATCGATCTGGAGAAACAGGCAGAAAAGTAA
- a CDS encoding outer membrane beta-barrel family protein — protein MKHILYSLFLFCSFISFAQKPVQVSGKLLDKTTQTPLEFATVSVISSDPNVSPQGGITDLNGNYQFLVTPGTYTVKWEFISFKPVVRENVVIESEKVFETISMEPDIAQLEAAVVVAEKTTVDLRLDKKIYNIGQDLTVRGGSVSDVLDNVPSVSVDVEGNVSLRGNDNVRILIDGRPSALVGFNGAEALRQIPAEAIERVEVITSPSARYDAEGTAGILNIILRKNQIQGFNGSFNVSAGYPERYGASANLNYRTNKWNLFTNTGYNYRTAPGYARTNIDYKFDDNAQLPDTTLLAVQERRDFDRLGRNYFTSFGAEYFINDNSSIVGNIVYRLGNDDDETTNNNTRTFQGEEFNEINLRRELESEDEDDLQFSLDYQNDLDDNGQKLTATAQYSISIEDKESNIDQTELISNTLNDLERLLETEDETEALVQVDWVKPVGENIQYEAGYRGNYRDISNSYFFEEIEDFNDGSGFIPDPQLNNTFNYEEFVNAVYGQYGQEFGAFSLLAGLRFEQTNININQETTDVSNKKSYSSFFPTLNLGYELQEDENITLGYNRRVRRPRGRRLNPFPSRSSQNSFYQGNVDLNPQFSNQVDLGYLRRWSKLTLSTSIYYNRSTDNVETIETSGIAPGDNTTAVFRFPVNLSTEQRLGYELTLTYRPFKWWTINSDANVFRVETDGDYVDPTGVRDDQNFDFVNTTYFLRLNQKFELPAKIDFQARVNYRGASENAQGTQNAITTVNLAASKDILNEQGSLTLNVSDLLNSRRRESTTNTATFISDSEFQYRQRQVTLAFTYRFNQQKREQRREEEAAPDEEFEG, from the coding sequence ATGAAACATATTCTTTATTCACTCTTTCTATTTTGTTCCTTTATCTCTTTTGCCCAAAAACCAGTACAGGTTTCGGGAAAATTACTGGACAAAACCACACAAACACCATTAGAATTCGCCACGGTATCTGTGATCAGCTCAGATCCTAACGTATCTCCACAAGGCGGAATTACTGATCTTAATGGTAATTATCAATTTCTGGTAACTCCAGGTACCTATACCGTGAAATGGGAATTTATATCCTTTAAACCTGTGGTACGTGAGAATGTAGTAATCGAGAGCGAAAAAGTATTTGAAACCATCTCCATGGAGCCAGATATCGCACAGCTAGAAGCAGCCGTGGTCGTGGCAGAAAAGACCACGGTGGATTTGAGACTGGACAAAAAGATCTATAATATAGGTCAAGATCTTACCGTGCGTGGTGGATCTGTAAGTGATGTTTTGGACAATGTACCTTCGGTATCTGTTGATGTGGAAGGAAATGTTTCTTTAAGGGGTAACGATAATGTGCGCATACTTATTGATGGACGTCCCAGCGCCTTAGTGGGCTTCAATGGTGCAGAAGCATTAAGACAAATTCCTGCAGAAGCTATCGAGCGTGTTGAAGTGATCACATCGCCTAGTGCCAGGTATGATGCTGAAGGTACCGCAGGTATCCTAAATATCATTCTTAGAAAGAATCAGATTCAAGGTTTTAACGGGTCATTTAATGTGAGTGCCGGTTATCCAGAGCGCTATGGAGCATCTGCAAACCTTAATTATAGAACCAATAAATGGAACCTATTTACTAATACAGGATATAACTATAGAACTGCGCCCGGTTATGCGAGAACAAACATTGATTACAAGTTTGACGACAATGCTCAGCTTCCTGACACTACCTTGCTAGCTGTTCAAGAACGTAGAGATTTTGATCGATTGGGTAGAAACTATTTTACCAGTTTTGGAGCGGAATACTTTATCAATGATAATAGTAGCATTGTGGGTAACATTGTTTACAGGCTTGGAAATGATGATGATGAAACGACCAACAACAACACAAGAACTTTTCAAGGCGAAGAGTTTAATGAGATTAACTTAAGAAGAGAGCTCGAGTCAGAAGATGAGGATGATTTGCAATTCTCACTAGATTATCAAAATGATCTTGATGATAACGGTCAAAAGTTGACAGCGACCGCTCAATATTCCATTTCTATAGAAGATAAGGAATCCAATATTGATCAAACAGAACTCATTTCCAATACCTTAAACGACCTGGAAAGACTTCTAGAAACCGAAGATGAAACTGAAGCTTTGGTCCAAGTGGATTGGGTAAAACCAGTTGGTGAAAACATTCAATATGAAGCTGGTTACCGCGGTAACTACAGAGATATTTCCAATAGCTACTTTTTTGAAGAGATAGAAGATTTCAACGATGGTAGCGGATTTATTCCAGATCCTCAATTGAATAATACTTTTAATTATGAGGAATTCGTCAACGCTGTGTACGGTCAATACGGACAGGAGTTTGGCGCATTTTCTCTATTGGCTGGTCTTAGATTCGAACAAACCAACATCAATATCAATCAAGAAACTACCGATGTTTCCAACAAGAAAAGCTACAGCAGCTTTTTCCCAACCCTAAATCTAGGGTATGAATTGCAAGAAGATGAAAATATAACGTTGGGATATAACCGAAGAGTCCGCAGACCAAGAGGCCGCCGATTGAATCCTTTCCCAAGTAGGTCCAGTCAAAACTCTTTCTATCAAGGGAATGTTGACTTGAATCCGCAGTTTTCTAATCAGGTAGATTTAGGTTATTTGAGAAGATGGTCTAAACTGACATTGAGCACCTCTATCTACTATAATAGAAGTACCGACAATGTGGAAACCATCGAGACCTCAGGAATTGCTCCAGGTGATAACACCACTGCGGTATTTAGATTTCCCGTGAACCTCTCTACCGAGCAGCGTCTAGGATATGAATTAACCTTAACGTATAGACCATTCAAATGGTGGACCATCAATTCTGATGCTAATGTATTTAGAGTAGAGACAGATGGAGACTACGTGGACCCGACTGGCGTAAGAGACGATCAAAATTTTGATTTTGTCAACACCACTTATTTCTTGAGGTTGAACCAGAAGTTTGAATTGCCCGCTAAAATTGATTTCCAAGCTCGTGTCAACTATAGAGGTGCTTCAGAAAATGCTCAGGGAACACAAAATGCGATCACCACCGTTAATCTTGCAGCGAGCAAAGACATACTTAATGAGCAGGGTTCATTGACCTTAAACGTTAGCGATTTATTAAATTCCAGAAGACGTGAGTCAACTACCAACACTGCAACTTTTATATCAGATAGTGAATTTCAATATAGACAACGTCAAGTAACGCTTGCGTTCACGTACCGTTTCAACCAGCAAAAAAGAGAACAAAGACGAGAAGAAGAGGCTGCACCAGATGAAGAATTTGAAGGATAA